A window of Bdellovibrio svalbardensis contains these coding sequences:
- a CDS encoding glycosyltransferase family 2 protein, whose amino-acid sequence MSTPHCSMIMYLNKDAALIPAFLRDLRSFFAKFPVHYEVIAVVEKNATQSLQLLQTEQSLSPEKERIHIHQNKKHLGRAQSLMLGFEIARSEYLLVVNPEMASPLGDVFKLWQHLVGEDQIDICWGDRYRRKDSPFTSSSSPRIRTEHFFNDLLRGKSPEDIQDPLCEVIALKKQSWNRLRPELKKNKISGWYLAAAIQKCHAIHSFKIIELPVYDSGVTSKSYSVWSERWRLIRRLK is encoded by the coding sequence GTGTCAACTCCTCACTGCTCTATGATCATGTATCTCAATAAGGATGCGGCCTTAATTCCGGCCTTCCTGCGTGATTTGCGCAGCTTCTTTGCCAAGTTTCCCGTCCACTATGAAGTGATTGCGGTGGTCGAAAAAAATGCCACTCAAAGTTTGCAGTTGCTGCAAACCGAACAAAGTCTTTCTCCTGAAAAAGAGCGCATCCACATTCACCAAAACAAGAAACACCTCGGTCGGGCCCAAAGTCTGATGCTGGGGTTTGAAATAGCACGCTCTGAATATTTGCTCGTGGTGAACCCAGAAATGGCCTCACCCTTGGGTGACGTTTTCAAGCTTTGGCAACATCTGGTCGGTGAAGACCAGATCGACATTTGCTGGGGGGACCGTTACCGTCGGAAGGACAGCCCTTTTACATCCTCCTCCAGCCCGCGCATTCGCACGGAGCACTTCTTCAATGATCTATTGCGCGGTAAAAGTCCTGAAGACATTCAAGATCCGCTTTGTGAAGTGATCGCTCTCAAAAAACAATCCTGGAACAGACTTCGCCCGGAACTTAAGAAAAATAAAATCAGTGGGTGGTATTTGGCCGCGGCAATCCAAAAATGCCATGCCATTCATTCATTCAAAATCATTGAACTTCCCGTCTATGATTCTGGCGTCACTTCAAAATCTTACTCTGTATGGAGTGAGCGTTGGCGCCTGATTCGACGCCTAAAGTAG
- a CDS encoding YheT family hydrolase — MQRLKLISCEAPFWAASGHGQTLWAHFLKSPELENLGQNFEVDLPDGDRLFCFYHQGHTGVVVSLYHGLSGDVYADYMQRTAILCRRLGHTVVLVNHRGAGHGAHHARHPYHSGRAEDVSEVLKVLRSKFPGQKQITIGYSMSGNIVLCLLGGFRGEEKPDGAITVNAPINLAAGSQLLKTGFNRVYDARFVHRLRENIKEKHRTGLIAKRYEIPWWATIHDFDQIYTADAANFRDREDYYERCSAKNYLSKIETPTYVLTAADDPFVAVREYQKSVFPKNIQLHIEPRGGHLGYLSKMPTPLGTNRWLDYYLNEALQAMTATLGVESGANAHSIQSKILK, encoded by the coding sequence TTGCAAAGACTAAAGCTGATTTCATGTGAAGCTCCATTCTGGGCCGCTAGCGGTCACGGACAAACTTTGTGGGCGCACTTTCTGAAATCACCTGAGCTCGAAAATCTCGGACAAAATTTTGAAGTCGATCTTCCTGACGGGGATCGACTTTTTTGTTTTTATCATCAGGGTCACACGGGGGTTGTGGTCAGTCTGTATCACGGTCTCTCTGGGGACGTTTATGCGGACTATATGCAAAGGACGGCGATTCTTTGTCGACGTCTGGGGCACACGGTGGTTTTGGTTAATCACCGTGGCGCCGGTCACGGAGCACATCACGCCAGACATCCTTATCATTCCGGCAGAGCGGAAGATGTCTCTGAAGTTTTAAAAGTTTTACGTTCGAAATTCCCGGGACAAAAGCAAATCACTATTGGTTATTCAATGAGCGGAAATATCGTTCTTTGTTTGCTGGGGGGCTTTCGCGGTGAAGAAAAGCCCGATGGTGCGATCACCGTCAATGCTCCGATCAATCTTGCGGCAGGCTCGCAGCTTTTAAAAACAGGCTTCAATCGAGTTTATGACGCTCGATTTGTCCATCGCCTTCGCGAAAATATTAAAGAGAAACATCGTACCGGGTTGATTGCAAAGCGCTACGAGATTCCATGGTGGGCGACCATTCATGACTTCGATCAAATCTATACGGCGGATGCAGCAAACTTTAGAGACCGTGAAGACTACTATGAACGATGTTCGGCGAAAAACTATCTATCTAAGATTGAAACTCCAACTTATGTTTTAACTGCAGCCGATGATCCTTTTGTGGCGGTGCGAGAATATCAAAAGTCAGTCTTCCCGAAGAATATCCAATTGCATATTGAGCCCCGGGGAGGTCATTTGGGATATCTCTCCAAAATGCCAACACCCCTTGGAACAAATCGTTGGCTGGATTACTACTTGAATGAAGCTTTGCAGGCGATGACTGCTACTTTAGGCGTCGAATCAGGCGCCAACGCTCACTCCATACAGAGTAAGATTTTGAAGTGA
- a CDS encoding DUF3465 domain-containing protein, with translation MKAFSKLVLLSLTATLVISTAEAKNKHGNNSSQEETVSFFNPTAGDAMIVRAVEGKKRVNFVEGSGMVVIQLLPDDNSGLKHQKWVVRLSNGKLMQAVYNSDMCPRVPIKVGDVVAMGGMFLWTEVGAMLHWLHHDPRGNRPDGYVMVNGTYYCKD, from the coding sequence ATGAAGGCTTTTAGCAAACTTGTTCTATTGTCTCTGACCGCAACTTTGGTGATCTCAACTGCCGAAGCAAAAAATAAACATGGCAATAATTCTAGCCAAGAAGAAACAGTTTCGTTTTTCAATCCAACTGCAGGGGATGCAATGATTGTAAGAGCGGTTGAAGGTAAAAAAAGAGTGAACTTCGTAGAAGGTTCAGGAATGGTTGTGATTCAACTTTTGCCAGATGACAACAGTGGTTTAAAGCATCAAAAGTGGGTTGTACGTCTTTCTAATGGCAAGCTTATGCAAGCCGTGTATAATTCTGACATGTGCCCACGCGTTCCAATTAAAGTTGGCGACGTAGTAGCAATGGGCGGAATGTTTTTATGGACTGAAGTAGGAGCAATGCTTCACTGGCTTCATCACGATCCTCGCGGCAATCGCCCAGATGGTTATGTGATGGTTAACGGAACATACTATTGCAAAGACTAA
- the greB gene encoding transcription elongation factor GreB, with translation MDHSKNYITPEGLAKLRAEYQELMHVERPKLVEVVAWAASNGDRSENADYQYGKRRLREIDKRVRFLTKRIEDAEVVDPKVMKGPTVLFSATVTLLNEDGDEITYQIVGEDEFDPKQGKISWKSPVARALLGKKLGDEVKLVKPSGEDYVTIENVVYK, from the coding sequence ATGGATCACAGCAAAAATTACATCACCCCCGAAGGTCTAGCAAAACTCCGCGCCGAGTATCAAGAGCTCATGCATGTCGAGCGTCCTAAGCTTGTCGAAGTTGTTGCATGGGCTGCGAGCAATGGAGATCGTTCTGAAAATGCGGACTATCAATATGGCAAGCGTCGCTTGCGTGAGATTGATAAACGTGTGCGCTTTTTAACGAAGCGAATTGAAGATGCCGAAGTTGTAGATCCAAAAGTGATGAAGGGGCCCACCGTACTTTTCAGCGCCACTGTGACTTTGCTCAATGAAGATGGCGATGAAATAACCTACCAAATTGTGGGTGAGGACGAATTCGATCCCAAACAGGGGAAAATTTCATGGAAATCACCAGTAGCGCGTGCGTTATTGGGCAAGAAATTGGGGGATGAGGTCAAACTCGTCAAGCCCTCTGGTGAAGACTATGTAACTATCGAGAATGTCGTATATAAATAA